The DNA segment CGCAGCGGTGTAAGTGCTACTGTGCGTACATCTGCAAGTTGATACTGGGCAAAGGAACCGGGGTATTTTGTCTGTCCCATAAAGTAGACGTTGTCTCCTTTTTGAACCTTTGTCACTTCATTACCAACATCAACGACTATGCCGCTTGTGTCGTGCCCCAGAACAACCTGTTCAGAGCTTGGGGTGCGCATCCGAATCTTGGTGTCAACAGGGTTGATGGAGGTGGCTAATACCTTTACCAGGATTTCTTGTCCCTTCGGGGTGGGAATTGTTCCCAGTTTTTCTGTAAAAGTGGATGCATCGTGGGCATTTCCGCCGCCGCGTGCTAAAATTTGAAGCATGAGTACACCGCCTGTTGCAAGGTTTGGTGTAT comes from the Halodesulfovibrio marinisediminis DSM 17456 genome and includes:
- a CDS encoding zinc-binding dehydrogenase, which produces MLQILARGGGNAHDASTFTEKLGTIPTPKGQEILVKVLATSINPVDTKIRMRTPSSEQVVLGHDTSGIVVDVGNEVTKVQKGDNVYFMGQTKYPGSFAQYQLADVRTVALTPLRCSDAEAAALPVVTFTAYDALFTRLGYIAAGDANVGKTILIIGGAGGVGSMAIQLAKWAGLTVIATASREETVDWCKDMGADHVINHHEDIIKQVRTLGFLGTFYFMHYPS